GACCACTGAGCTGTCCGTGATCAGAGTACCGAAGAATTCGATCATGAACTTGTTCTTCACTTTGTGCTCGAAGAGGATGTACCCTCACACCGGGCCCATAGCCTGAGAACGTATGggaaacctacacacacacacacacaattaggtAGAGACCACACATTAACTCCAACAACACTGCAAACACCAGTTTAACTCTACATTTAACCATATGCACTTATAGGGGAATAACATTTTGCCGCTTCAGATATTTGAGAACTAGCCGCAAAATGGCTTCATACGAGTGTTTTTGCAAGGACGTAAAAGCTAATTAGGTAACGGGACGTTGCGTCTGGCTGCTCGTTTGCGCGTCACCTGTTTCCAGGTGTGCGAGTAGTTCTCCAGGTCCTCTGTGGGAGTGCAGTGGTGCTCCTTTATGACCGTCTGGTGATCAGCGGCCAGCAACTTCACATGAAGCTCATAGACTGAAGCGTCAAGCTGACTCTcctcatacctacacacacacacacacacacacaccacaggacttTACTGTTACAAAACCGCTTCACTGACAAGTCACTCAACGCAAGTTAAGTTGCGTGTTAAGAAATTCATTACCCTGCTTAAAGCAGAACTCAGAGCATCGGGGAGAGAAACAGGATGAACTCCCACGTTTCTCAACTGACTGGCAACCGACTCACTTCCCTTCAGCCAACAGTGGTTTAGTACGGGTTATATGACTTCTGATATGGAcactaggttgtgtgtgtcggGTCTCATGCTTCACAACATCGATTAGTAAGACATGCAGGTGAATCAACAACCCGATTTCCGCATGAAAttatacacaaacatgcacaatcTGCACTTGGTTGATTCTTCATCCTCGAATAATGTGTTACTTAgtagcaacaacaaaaaaaaaaaacagaccaaCACAAATGTAGCAAATAAAATGAACATTTCATACCTCCTTATATTTACATGATATCATCTGGTTATAGAACAAGCACTCATAACTCACCAGTCATCGATGACGATGTCTGGCTGGAACGTGTCTAGTAGATCATCCCACAGACCCTCAGCCTTCAGGTCAATCTGCTGGGACATAGAAAACCacctggggagggagggggggttaaAGTGAATCTGTACAAGAACGCCAGTGTTGTACACAAACGCAACAAAGCACCTTTAAGGCTCTATAAAACTGGACTGAGCCAATATGGACTTCTAAGATTATTGCAGGACTGCCCATATTTACACCACCACAGAAAAGACTCAGTTCCCACACCTGTCCCCTGTCCCCCGTCCCCTGTCCCGATAGTTTGTTCCTCTTCCTAACACTCATCATATCAGTACACAGGAGGAGGGCTTCATGGTGACCTCCATCACAGTATCTTCAGACACTAATGAAGATTCTGTGTAAATAACTGAAATGGACCAAAACCATCACCTGGCTACAAAAGGGGAGAGTTCAAAAACACCAGACAAATCAAGCCAGTGtgaacagaagagagagagattagtcTTCCTGAcggtcacacacacccagcccatGTTTGCCTGCTTTAGCATGGCAACTTAACAGATCAAACAAGCTAAATATCAAAACAATGGGACTCCCCAGGTTTCAAGACTCTACTCACACACCCTCCAACTCTAATCCTAAGGCACCGCCGATCACCCCACCTTACCTGAAACTGTGGCAAATGGCAGATCACCACACCTGGAGGAATCCCGCTTGTGTCATACGGTAACACTTCTGTGCTGGTCGTCCAACCTGTGAAATCACCTGAAGCAGAGAGCCAGGGTGCCAAGATTTACTGACCAGTGACAACACAGctagtcccacacacacacacacacacacacacacacacacaaaaaccaaCGAGGACTTTCGAGTACGACAGAGGGCATCACTGTTAATCCACAGTCAGCTCAAAACACGAGGAGACTTTACAATGGACTTGGTGTGGCCATTTGTATGACCTTGTTCTTGAAAAGCCTGAGGTTTACCTGTCGGTTCTACCTGTGGCGGGCCGCCGCCTGTAGGGGGCGCTCCCGTAAACTCGCGCTCGGGCGGCGGAGTTTCGTGGGTCACGTCTGTAAAAACCACAACAAAAATCAATCAaatcaaatgtatttgtatattgcttttcacaacacatgtcacaaagcagctttacaggatttacaagttttaacaatCAATCAATTAAATTCAATCATGAAATCAAGTCAGTCAAGACTGACAACCACATAAAACCTCAATCCCCAAAAACATGTACAGGCAACGAATAACCGGAGGCAGAAATATATTTGCTGCTAGCCAGCCAGCTAAAAAAAACCCACTGAATTTGCTTGAATGTTGTAGCTGGCTAGCTAACGTAGCTAGTTCAAGAAAAAAAGTTTTCTACAAATCCTAAATCTTGATCAAAAACCCAGTTGTCAAAATGTAGCAGTTGCCTCGATGAATTGTGGCATGAGCTTAAACGTCTATAATTCACACCAAGATTTATTAGACCGTTTCTAAATGCTAAACTGAATCAATTGCGTCCAGCTGGCGCAACATCAGCTGGTAATATAGAACAGATCCTCTTTTTAAACTCGATCTCATAAAAGGATTAAAGACAGACATCCAGTCCATTCATCTATCTATGCGCATGGGCCAGATAAGCCATTTCAAACGAGTATTTTAAGATACCCCATGCACGCGAGTTCACGGGCCGTTTGCACGTTAAAGTCCCGGTAACGTCCCCGTTAACTACCGTGGGGTTTGGGGTTCTTCACCAAGTTCCGCTCCAAAGGTCTTTTGTCGTAGACGGTTTTCCAGTCCACGCTGTCGGGCATGGGGACCCCCGTTGGCGCCCAGGTGCCACTCCGAATCGCACTTAAGTTTCCACTCTGCCTCCATCAGAGATGTGTCCGCTGTACTGCACAAGCAggaagagggagatggaggtgtagtttatctacacctgccccacccaccataccAGCAAAACCTGCCATCACCACCTGATGACAAGCGCCGCAGTGGCTGTGTGTCCCCACAccttaaagggggggggggggggttcctctAGCTGAGGGTGTAGCAGAGATTCAGTGATTGTTATACAACATGCAGAATCTTATTATATTAGAATCTCAGAATTATTTTGCTCTTATGGCAAAAAAATGAGAACATTTTAACAAACTAGCAGACAGTTTTAGAATTGACAGCCCTGCTCCTCCCCAACTTTAAGCCAGTAAAGATAACTGGGGTTCAAAGATTATTCTCTGTGCATGCCACACCTACAAAACCTACATTCCTATATGTTGAACTGTTGCGTTGTCATGGACTCCGAAGCGGGTTGCCCACTGCCACGAGACTGTTAgtgttttgttatttatttaggtTTCCCTTTAGTTCGTTTATACCACAGCCCTATAGAGAGAGTCGCCACAACGGAAGTTCAAAAGgcttgatggtcacgtgattcacggaggcttcagatagttccaggaagttcaatttgagcgcataaacacactgcgatttgaggattattgtgaacatataGCGACAACTTTAggcacattgctgtttaatgctttgattgtttaataattgttatatattaacgttcatttatatatttagagggacaggaaggggtgagaaattcagattagattaattttctaacattaacatatctttaaatcatggtgatttctgtaatcccatggtattggggacctaagtaatctaaatgtctaatgtacattttctgacagaaggaaattttttctttgaacttcattgtgcagaaatctgctttaaaagggtaaaacacattacatttacatccagacagtatatgacatattaaaatacattgatacattgataaattatctcgtatatatatatacgagatatttatatatataaattatcttgtatatatatatatatatatatatatatcttgtatattatatatatataatcgtGATATCGAtcgtgttgtttgtgtagtgtccaccgtggtttgctgtgctgcatggggatgctccaatgGATCCgagaaaggagcaaaaatgtatggtttccccactgatactgagaggagaaaaaaatggttgtctcaactaagcaggaAGCAATCTTACtctcactaaagattacaacagcaaatatatatgcgaggtaatcatcaaacactgcatttgcacttttcacaataaacacactattggaaagcttaatgcctgatttattaaaatacagaatagtgaacaaaaaaaaatcaaagactccagacagactcggtgtgcagggtgagggtgctatctagttgcaggctctGGTTTATACATTGTTCATGGTGTTTGACTTCTTTTGACATACCACTGTGAATGTGTTCTGTGAATCAACATACAGGATGTTTTGTAATTCATGATGTAGAAAGGCTTGGTGAGCTGTGCTGGGTTATGCACTGTGCTTGCTCTGATGAGCCGTTCCTGTTTCTCTGGGTATAAAGCCTAATTAGATTTAAATGGATGTTAGAATTACTATGCAATCAGTAATGGAAATGTTAGTTCTGCTAGAATAAATTTTGGTTAATAATAGATAGAAAGTACTTAAAGTCAAATGAAACAAAGAGTTAagataaaatataatgaaacatAATGACATAAGGTAAGTGCAGTGCTGGAGAATCAGAGGGAACCGTGTTTAATCTAGAGAACTGTGTTTAATCTGAGCCAACAGTCTGGCCAAATTAAGGCATGTTTAGTTTTGATTTAAAACCATCCAGGGTCGGGGCTCCTCTGACAACTGGTTCTACTTAAAAATAAGATAACAGCTAAACGCTGCTTCTCCATGCTGAGTCTGTACCTTAGGCAGAACTAATTGACTAGTTCATCTGAGAGTTCAGCCTGACATATAACGCAGCAGCATGCAGATTGTATCTTCCTCACCAAAGATAACCAATAACATAgagattgttttgttttatttaatgaattactTTATTATAGCTCTATAGAAATAGATAAATGAAGGATTGATGATCAGGATTAATACTAAAACAGATATTTTGAACTATTTATCTGAACATGTCTCTCACTGTATATTTACAGATGGATCAGTGATGCTATGTGTATTTCCACAACCAAcgtattatatatgctacctaCAGGAGGCCTTGCTAATGTCTTAATGAACAAAATAAAATTAACAATTGACTAACTGCATATCCACCACTTATCGAAGGATCCAGTAGCTACAGTCAATGTAGACTGACTTATCTTGTCAGGGCCTTTCCGTACGGGTGTAGACAATTTTCATGTGTGATCTGACACCTCTGATCCACAAGATGTTTTCATATATTGCATTGCCAATCATTTgaatttttaaacattttggaCCATTTTGAAAGGGAAACATTTGAAAGGCAGGGGAAGTGTaaagagtgaggtgtgtgtaagaAGCAAATGCAaaggtgtgtgtaaaaaaaacccTGGGAAACACTCAAACCTGCATGTGGCAAAGATTATGCTACAGTTTCATACCCAAACACAAACCTTTATTTAATCTTAGACTTAACACGTAATTTCCTATCACACCACAACACTCTCACACTACACAATGGCACAGCATTACCGCCATGTTGAATATGAGTGATTGAAGTAACAGAACAGAGAGAAATAGGCACCCACCACAAGGGGGCACACATGATGTCTTTCAATCAGTGTTCCCATATCAGCACCACTGACACGTAGTCTTTTTTGTTTACATACCGTCTATATTCTGTtaatatatatagatatttgTCTCTGCTCCTACAGTCTTGGCCCAACTCTGCATTCTGTAACTGCTTCAGTGAATCTCTTAATGATAATAAGGAGACATAATTGGGAAGGTTTTCATTTGACTGCTATTATGTTTTCACAGCATATTTGTGTGAGTATGTCTGTGTCAATCCTGGAGGTATTTTGTGAATCTAAATGAGGTGTGTTTTCCGTGCAAGTCTTGCATGTTTATGAGTACGGgagtgtggtttttttttatggcaCTGTGTGTTTTTCAGAGCATTTGAATGTCTCTGTGTTAAAAGTGTTTCCATTAGCATATTTTATGTTTGTAAAAGAATCATTTGGTTGTTGTGTTTGTGAGTCTCAGAAGAGGAGGTATTGTGTACACTGTGTCACACATGTGGAGTGTGTTGCATGTGTGGGGGTGTGCGTGTTTGGTCAGGGATTAGGACTGTGTGAGTGATTGGTGCTGACAGCAGTCTGTGTATTACTGGCTGGGCAGGAGATTAAACCCGTTCTTTTTAGACTCTCTAATCTGGATTATCTGACCTAGTGTGCCAGCACTGACGtgctccactccccctctctttctctctctttctctctttctttgtcacctcactcaccctcatccTCCTCCATCTTTCCACCCTTCTTTccccctccaccttctccacctgtTCTTTTTCTCCATGTATTTCATTTCTTCATCTTCACACTGCATGGACTGAGTGTGTCACTGTGAGTGCAGAGAAGAGCTATTtgtaagagggtgtgtgtgtgtgtgtgtgtgtgtgtgtgtgtgtgtgtgtggtgtgtgtgtggtgtgtgtgtgcgtgcgtgcgtgtgtgagcacacGCCTGTGGATTAGAGGATAGTCCACTTCCATAATTGCTCCAGTGACTGTGTAGCTGGTGGTTGCCAGATGGATACCCCCTCCCCCGATCTGTCTCTCTGCACCACCCcaacctgtctctctgcaccCCCATCCCCCAATCTCTACATCCTCCAGAAAACCTTTTCATGAACAAGTATACAAATATCACATATGCTATAAAAACAAGCTAACAACATCTGGTTTTCTCCATCTATGCATATGGACTGAGGAGATAAGACCACAAGTCCACTAATGTCCACTACTGTCCACAACTCCACAAGTCCACTAATGTCCACTACTGTCCACAACAAGTCTACTAATGTCCACTACTGTGCACAACTCCACAACAAGTCCACTAATGTCCACAAGTTCACTAATGTCCACAAGTTCACTAATGTCCACAACTCCACAACAAGTCCACTAATGTCCACTATGTCCTCAACTCCACAACAAGTCCACAACTTTACATTCCTTAaactagtttttaaataaaaaacaaagtggtctgtttatttaaataacaaagggcatatttattttaaaaatgtataaagttttGTGTAAGTAATGACTGACCATTGTATACACTGTAGTTAAAAACATAATGCAATAACAGAATTTAAAATCAATCAGATTATTCActataaaatgtataaatatctACATTGCTTTTTCTGCCTCACTTCCAATCCTATATGAACGAACATTAGCATCAACGATCATTAAGATCATTAAGATAATTCAGGTAATTATGATAAAGCTCTTGTTCATCAAGAAACAAGATGCAATATGTTAGTTCCTAGATCAGCTGTGGATCTTTACCCTGAACACAGAGCCCTTGCGTATCAAGCAGAGTATACATGTCTGCCTGACGAACACTGTTAATGTGGTTGGACTTTCAGTCTTGGATCTGGGATTTGTAATTTTAAGGAAATGTTTATAGAATCCTGTACAAaaagaaacagtttttccccaGTTTACCGCAAATAAATTAATGTGGGTCACACACCGTTATCAAACGTGACATTTTTCAGTTGAGGTGTGTTGTGGACTGTCATGGACACACTCAAATTTGACCACaatgatgtcacttcctgttgTGTCATATCCTTTTCCACCATTCTTTCTAATTCTGCTTGAAACAGCCATCTTTTCCAATGTCTCTACAGACATATTTACCCTTATAACACACATccttatacacacatatttacccttatacacatatatttaccattatacacacacccatatacacacatatttacccttatacacacccatatacacacatgtcTACCCTTATACACACATATTACTCTTATACACACCCAtaatacacacccatacatccttatacacacccatatacacccataaaacacacatatttacccttatacacacccatatacaccctcatccacccatatacaccatatatatatttacCACTCCACTCATCCAAGCATCCACCTACCAtacccttcacctccaccacccttccccacaatgccagactgcacCTTCTTCATCCATCTTCATTGCTCCTACCATCTCACGGGATGTCCAACTGTTCCTGAAGTCCTGATGTCCAACTGTCCTGAAGTCCCTGATGTCCAACTGTCCTGAAGTCCTGATGTCCAACTGTCCTGAAGTCCTGATGTCCAACTGTCCTGATGTCCTGATGTCCAACTGTCCTGAAGTCCTGATATCCAACTGTCCTGATGTCCAACTGTCCTGAAGTCCTGATGTCCAACTGTCCTGTGTGTTGTTCTtgccctctctgtccctcaatTATCTCTGTGCTGGTCTTTCTCTCCCATTCATGAGAAATCACTTTTTCCCCCTTTTATCCTGGACTAAGAGTCTTACTTTTCAGATAAATATGATTAATCTGCCcagctctctgtgtgtgtgtgtgtgtgtggtgtgtgtgtgtgtgtgtgtgtgtgtgtgttgtgtgtgtgtgtgtgcgtgtgtgtgtgtggtaaaacTGCTTATGACTGACAGTGTGGAGCATTTTAAACCAACAAAGTCTATAACACCACCAAACATtgccaaaacaacaacaatatttatttatttttgttggtGTTGTTACATTAAGTGAAAAacaataattatttttatttcatgATCAAAAGTTAATTTAACAAAACGAATGTATTATCTTATTAGTCTCAGATTTTTTTATAAGTCTAAAACCAAATAGATTTCGATTTTGCCTAAAATAAATGTTGTCTAAAATAATTAGTGTACTCACGTACTGTTGCACTAACTTGAAATTTGAAATTGATTAgaacatttaatatttaaatttaTATAAAGAGAGTTTGTGGAAAATGAATTCTGGGAGGTATGAATATGTCCTATCGGGGACGAATATATCATCACAGAGTTAGCCTACGTCCTACAAAGCATTAACGGAAATATGACACATAAGCACTCTTTATTGAACTGTATATTCAGTGTATTTGAATCTGATTTAACATCAACTGTAGGTATGAAATTCCAACAATGAAATAACGCAGAAAGCGAAATATATTAGGCTAACTACGTTTGCCTTAAATTTACAGaatgttttctttttaaagGAAAACACGTAACGTGCTCAATTTGCACAATACTATATtattatagtatagtatagaaaTATTATTTAGTGAGTGAAATAGAGCTCACACACAATTGCGATATCGAAACATTTGCTTAGCGTGACAATTAGTTCATATTAAACATGTGGGAGGTGAAAGGCCTGCTCCACCGTCAACCCAtgtaccagagagagagagagagagagagagagagagagagagagagagagagagagagagagagagagagagagagagagagagagagagagagagagagagaggagagagagagagagagagagagagatgtgtgtgtgtattggagttGATTAGCTCTTCTCTCCGTTATTACACGCGGCGTCTCGCTCCCGTCCGGTTTCATAACGCTCTTCAATCATAGGAGAACCTATAGATCAGCTCGTGAACTTAAAATAAACTTTCTCCTACACTTTATACTTATTTCCCCATTTGTAGTGAAACTTTACATAATCTGCACGGTAGAGATTGTTTAATTCCGCTCGTAGTTAGACAGGAGCAGCGTTGAAAACGTCTACAGGTGTGTGGCGCGCATTCCAGCAGAGCGGCTCGTCCCGCAGCGCACGCGGGGCCCTCGGGGCACGAGCGTTCCCCGGACGGCGCGCGGCGTCACTGAGCGCGAGCGGCAGAGAGGCAGGATTTGAGAGTCTCGTCCATTCTGAGCATGATGTCCTACATAAAGCAAACTCATTACGCAGTGAACGGGTTAACTCTGTCCGCTCCGGGCATGGACCTGCTACAAACCACGCTCGGCTACCCAGGTGAGTTAAAAAACTTAAATAACTCAATGTCATAGTCGTTTGTAGTTTTAGTGCGTCTGTACGTTTTCGAATGGAAATTATATATTATTGAGCATTTAAATATAATAATCACAAACGAATAAAATCACAATTTAAAacaaatgcataaataaataaatccatcATGCAATTTTAGTTTTCTACttttcttttaaaatattttaatgtttGGCCCAAGGCGGAGTTTGTGTAATGTTTATTATCTAAGTTTTAATATTTCGCTTtatgtcattttattatttaaaatatagCCATCGCGACATGAACATCTCCTAAATAGGAAAACGTATTCACTTGCATAGCATATTCTATGTTATCGTCTAACAAAACCTCTACATGTTTACTTGAACTTTTGGTCCAATATATGGAAAATGTCCAAGTTCAGTGAGACGAAAGGCGAGCAGCCCTCGCCAGGACCTCGTGGTCCTATTTCAGTGGAATACAATTCCTATTGTTTATGTTAATCATTGAAACACATGTTAAATATTTCCATgtgaataaaaacaattaatctATTTAATTGCAACTTTAATGCGACTGATGCACTCGAAGAAGCAGTAAAATATTTGTTCTTCTTTTACGACCAAATGTAAACGATATTAGAACGGTAAATTATACCCAATTCCTTCTGCTAAAGttggaaaagtaaaaaaaagtaTAGCGCCCTGTTCGTGTGAAATATATTCTGACACCACCGACTCTCTCGGGACCTGCGGTGGAGCCGGAACCTCATACGGACCGTTTTTACACAAGAGCAGGAGATTTGCGATATCAGAATAGCTACATATATTTTTATTGATAGATTACGTCGCTTTAAAGATACTACGTCACTGCATTACGAGCTTTTCATAAAcaatttattttcataaacaaatattttcacCGCTAACAACTAATACAGAGCTTGTATTTCACAGTATGGACACATTATTACACATCTgcgcatctctctctctctctctctctctctctccagccacTCCGAGGAAGCAGCGTCGCGAGCGCACAACGTTTACACGCACCCAGCTCGACATTTTAGAGGCTTTGTTCACAAAGACGAGGTACCCCGACATCTTCATGAGGGAGGAAGTGGCGCTCAAAATAAACCTTCCCGAGTCCAGAGTACAGGTGGGACGCCACGAAGTGCAGCTCACACCTGCTTGAGTGCAGATGAGACAGGAGTGCATCTGAGAACCGATTTCAGTGCATTTTAGCGCAGATGTGATTTCAGTGCATTTGGGTGCAGATGAGATTTGAGCACCTCTGAGTGTAGGAGACACACAGCAGATATCAGGGGAGAAACTGATTAAGGCTAACAGAGTGGAAATGAGACACTGTGTGTGCAAAAGGTGAAATATACTGTATGCTGCAATGAAATATGCGAAAGGTGAACTTTCTGCAGTGATGAAATACAAGTGAGATGCACCTGAGTTTTGTGTGAACCACAGATGAGACTTGACATCTGAGAACAGATGAAAACACTGAGATGGAGATAATGAAGTCAGATATACAGGTTAATTAAAAGGTGAATTAACACCAACCCAAGAATTATTTCAATTCTTAACAGATAAATGTGCAGCGTTGCCAATGACAAGACCTCCAGGGGGTGCTATTTCCTTGGTTTTAATTTTAATAAGATACTTTACTAAATATGTGGTCTAATAACGTAAAGCTCAAAACCATTTCAGTTCCTATTTTGAGTTTTACCTCTCATTCCTCTCAAGAAAATCTCTATTTAAACTTTTTCCAAACATTCCTTCACCCCGCCAGGTCTGGTTCAAGAACCGTCGTGCAAAATGCCGtcagcagcaacaacagacCAGTGGCCAgcccaagccccgcccccctaaGAAGAagacctcccccaccccccgagATGCCCTCTGAGCCCAGTGCTGGCTCCTCCTCTGTGGCGGCGACAGCTCCGCCCTTGACCGTGGCTCCCAGCGCCAACGTGGGCACCGCCCCCGTGTCAGTGTGGAGCCCCACGTCACTGTCGCCCCTCCCAGACCCCCTGTGCGGCCCTGGGACCCCCTGCATGCAGCGAGCCAGTGCATACAGCATGGGCTACGGCCAGGGCCCCTCCTACGGCCAGGGCCCCTCCTACGGCCAGGGCTACGGCTCCTCGCCGTACTTCAGCGGCCTTGACTGCAGTCCCTACCTGTCACCCATGACCTCGCAGCTGTCGGCCAGCGGGGGCGCTCTCTCGCCCCTCACCGTTCCCTCCATGGGCAGCTCCCTCAGCCACtcgccctccctctcctcccaggGCTACGGCACCTCCTCGCTgggcttcagcgccatcgactGCCTGGACTACAAGGACCAGCAGGCCTGGAAGCTGaacttcagcaccatggactgTCTTGATCACAAGTTTCAAGtgctgtagagagagagagagagagagagagagagagagagagagagagagagagagagagagagggagacagagagagggagagagagagagagagagagagagagggagacacagagagagagaaagagagggagggagggagtaacagagagagagaaagagagggagggagagaaagggagacagaaggagagagagagagagagagagagaagagaaaaatatatgaaatgaaaaatgttcagctgGTAGTACTGGTTAAAagttttaacacacacacacacacacacacacacacacacacacacacacacacacacacacacacacacacacacacacacacattctcttagCCCTGTCTACCTGCCCAGCTGTGCATGCTGACTGATATCTTTCTACATGTTTGACGTCTAGACTCTAGGGatcagtgtgttgtgtttgctggTGTTCATGTACTGTTATGTTAAGTTATGCCAGACTGTGTGCTGCTTCTATGCTAGATGAGTCGTCGTTAATTAAACTTCACGCTATTGCAATGCCAGGTGTGTTTcgtgtgtctgtttgtctgtgtgtctgtgtgtctgagtgtctgtgtgtctgagtgtctgagtgtctgtgtgtcggAGACGCTCCACACATCCAGTGTGGACGGTCTGGACATCCTCCTGCAGATTTGAGCAAATACAGATACTATGGTTCCTCGTCATCATCGCATAATTATGTCATACTAGATATTTTTAAACCAAATATTAATGTGAAAATGACCCAAATACTAGAATGGAAAAGTTGTACTAAAACGTGTGAATAAGGTTATTTGTCCACGTTTGTTTGTGGTAGTAATAGTTTGAAG
Above is a window of Brachyhypopomus gauderio isolate BG-103 unplaced genomic scaffold, BGAUD_0.2 sc411, whole genome shotgun sequence DNA encoding:
- the LOC143505623 gene encoding LOW QUALITY PROTEIN: F-box only protein 50-like (The sequence of the model RefSeq protein was modified relative to this genomic sequence to represent the inferred CDS: deleted 2 bases in 2 codons), producing the protein MEAEWKLKCDSEWHLGANGVPMPDSVDWKTVYDKRPLERNLVKNPKPHDVTHETPPPEREFTGAPPTGGGPPQVEPTGDFTGWTTSTEVLPYDTSGIPPGVVICHLPQFRWFSMSQQIDLKAEGLWDDLLDTFQPDIVIDDWYEESQLDASVYELHVKLLAADHQTVIKEHHCTPTEDLENYSHTWKQVSHTFSGYGPGVRYILFEHKVKNKFMIEFFGTLITDSS